Proteins from a single region of Anaerotignum faecicola:
- a CDS encoding DUF1385 domain-containing protein, protein MLLGNKLGADDAGRVRRTNIGGQAIIEGVMMRGKKMYSIAVRTPEGSICVEDKDVDNIFSRNGIFKFPVFRGIAAFIESMVMGVKIIMRSAKLAGLDDETEEDGEPSKFEKFLEDKFGDKLADYLIYFSVAVSLLFSIVLFFMLPVFVGGLFKNSLPGTWALGIIEGLVRIAIFLGYIFAISKMKEIQRVFQYHGAEHKTINCFEHGEELTVENVRKHTRLHKRCGTSFLLIVMIISMFVFFFVRTDNFALRLLSRIVLVPFIAGISYEVIQWAGRSENRLVALVSKPGFMLQNITTAEPDDGQMECAIAAMKSVLEAEGENG, encoded by the coding sequence GTGCTTTTAGGTAATAAATTGGGCGCCGATGACGCCGGAAGGGTCAGAAGGACGAACATAGGCGGGCAGGCAATTATTGAAGGCGTTATGATGCGCGGCAAAAAAATGTATTCTATCGCGGTAAGGACGCCTGAGGGTTCGATCTGCGTTGAGGATAAGGACGTGGACAATATATTCAGCAGGAACGGAATATTTAAGTTTCCGGTTTTCAGGGGAATTGCGGCGTTTATTGAAAGCATGGTTATGGGGGTTAAGATAATAATGCGTTCGGCAAAGCTTGCCGGGCTTGACGATGAAACGGAAGAAGACGGAGAGCCGTCAAAATTTGAAAAATTTCTGGAAGACAAATTCGGAGATAAACTTGCCGACTACCTGATATATTTCAGCGTGGCGGTTTCGCTCCTGTTTTCTATAGTTTTGTTTTTCATGCTTCCCGTTTTTGTAGGCGGCCTTTTTAAAAACAGCCTGCCGGGGACGTGGGCTCTAGGCATAATTGAAGGGCTGGTAAGGATCGCCATATTTTTAGGATATATATTTGCAATTTCAAAAATGAAAGAAATCCAGCGGGTATTCCAGTACCATGGCGCGGAGCATAAAACAATCAACTGCTTTGAACACGGGGAGGAGCTTACCGTTGAGAACGTGAGGAAACATACAAGGCTCCACAAAAGGTGCGGCACGAGTTTTCTGCTTATCGTTATGATTATAAGCATGTTCGTATTCTTTTTTGTAAGGACTGACAATTTTGCCCTCAGGCTTTTAAGCCGTATAGTGCTGGTGCCTTTTATAGCGGGAATTTCGTATGAAGTTATACAATGGGCGGGGCGCAGTGAGAACAGGCTTGTGGCGCTTGTAAGCAAGCCTGGTTTTATGCTTCAGAACATAACTACGGCCGAACCCGACGACGGACAGATGGAATGCGCCATTGCGGCGATGAAAAGCGTTTTGGAGGCTGAAGGTGAAAACGGTTAA
- a CDS encoding LysM peptidoglycan-binding domain-containing protein: MDSEKNENNNIDDNYGGLPQEVVKALMESHPLKGNGSWSDDYDDEQREERRRKRRAEREKNGHSERSDREKSRRFERTSRFEHTSRFEHTSRLEPLEEETEKYSPDHGRVEETEIPAPEVEEPPSIDDDEDDMVQLVRHKSIPKGRKKEPHLIAEKQEKPKKEINIPKLFKNDDIEIDENEFIEINSPEDSRRALDNFFAENDNSLYEYEEKKVHKSNIIYIAAAAFAVLFIVLIIVHLTTAGRLAEANEKITELEGVQEQNEELKMKVLSYEEEVDMLKDGGETLAADEVGGDGGSESGGESAGESGGETSGEYDTYTVVENDSFWTIAEKVYGNGAEYQKILDANHLTENSPIKPGEKLKIPK; this comes from the coding sequence ATGGATTCTGAAAAAAATGAAAATAATAATATAGACGATAACTACGGCGGCCTTCCGCAGGAAGTGGTGAAGGCCCTTATGGAAAGCCACCCGCTTAAAGGCAACGGAAGCTGGAGCGACGACTATGACGACGAACAGCGTGAAGAAAGGCGGCGTAAACGCAGAGCCGAGAGGGAGAAAAACGGACACTCGGAGCGGTCCGACAGGGAAAAAAGCAGGAGATTTGAACGTACTTCGAGATTTGAGCATACGTCAAGGTTTGAACACACGTCAAGGCTTGAACCTCTTGAAGAGGAAACTGAAAAGTATTCGCCCGACCACGGCCGTGTCGAGGAAACGGAAATACCGGCTCCGGAAGTCGAAGAGCCGCCTTCCATTGACGATGACGAGGACGATATGGTTCAGCTTGTAAGACACAAGAGCATACCGAAAGGCAGAAAAAAAGAACCCCATCTTATTGCCGAAAAGCAGGAAAAGCCTAAAAAAGAAATAAACATTCCAAAACTTTTCAAAAACGACGATATCGAAATCGACGAAAACGAATTTATTGAAATTAACAGCCCTGAGGACAGCAGGCGCGCCCTTGACAACTTCTTTGCGGAAAATGACAACTCCTTATATGAATACGAAGAAAAGAAAGTGCATAAATCTAATATTATATACATTGCGGCCGCGGCGTTCGCAGTTTTATTTATTGTGCTCATAATAGTCCATCTTACAACGGCGGGAAGGCTTGCGGAAGCAAATGAAAAAATAACGGAGCTTGAAGGCGTTCAGGAGCAGAATGAAGAACTTAAAATGAAGGTCCTGTCCTACGAAGAGGAAGTAGACATGCTCAAAGACGGAGGGGAAACGCTTGCGGCAGACGAAGTGGGCGGCGACGGCGGCTCTGAAAGCGGCGGTGAAAGCGCAGGCGAAAGCGGCGGCGAAACAAGCGGCGAATACGATACATATACTGTTGTGGAAAACGACAGCTTTTGGACAATAGCGGAGAAAGTTTACGGAAACGGCGCCGAATATCAAAAGATACTTGACGCAAACCACCTTACGGAAAATTCGCCGATTAAACCGGGCGAGAAACTTAAAATACCGAAATAA
- the prfA gene encoding peptide chain release factor 1 has product MFERIEELERKHIDLGDRVNDPDCIADQALWRKLMKEYSALTPIVEKYREYKKAKTDVEEALEMLNEPLDDDFRQMVKEELNENKAKIIGLEKEIKVLLLPKDPNDEKNVIMEIRGGTGGEEAALFAADLFRMYSRYAEGKRWKTEIMSANESDIGGFKEVSFMISGHGAYSRLKYESGVHRVQRVPATESSGRIHTSAVTVAVLPEAEAVDVNLDMNDIRIDVFRASGNGGQCVNTTDSAVRITHIPTGLVVSCQDEKSQLKNKEKGLKVLLARLYELEQAKHDSEISAERRSQVGSGDRSERIRTYNFPQGRVTDHRINLTIYKLDAVLNGELDEIIDPLITTDQAEKLKGQYDE; this is encoded by the coding sequence ATGTTTGAGCGTATTGAAGAACTTGAAAGAAAGCATATTGATTTGGGAGACAGGGTAAACGATCCGGACTGTATAGCGGATCAGGCGCTTTGGCGGAAGCTTATGAAAGAATACAGCGCGCTGACGCCCATTGTTGAAAAGTACAGGGAATATAAGAAAGCCAAAACGGATGTGGAGGAAGCTTTGGAAATGCTTAACGAGCCGCTTGACGACGATTTCAGGCAGATGGTTAAGGAGGAACTGAACGAAAATAAGGCGAAAATCATCGGGCTTGAAAAAGAAATTAAAGTGCTTCTTCTGCCTAAGGATCCAAACGACGAAAAGAATGTAATTATGGAAATCAGGGGAGGCACAGGAGGGGAAGAAGCCGCGCTTTTTGCGGCCGATCTTTTCAGGATGTATTCAAGGTATGCGGAAGGCAAACGCTGGAAAACCGAAATAATGAGCGCAAATGAAAGCGACATAGGCGGATTTAAAGAAGTTTCGTTTATGATTAGCGGCCATGGGGCTTACAGCAGGCTTAAATACGAAAGCGGCGTACACAGGGTACAGCGCGTGCCGGCGACGGAATCAAGCGGAAGGATACATACTTCGGCGGTAACGGTAGCCGTGCTTCCCGAGGCCGAAGCAGTGGACGTAAATCTTGATATGAACGATATAAGGATAGACGTTTTCAGGGCGTCAGGAAACGGCGGCCAGTGCGTTAACACAACCGATTCGGCAGTGCGTATAACGCATATTCCAACAGGGCTTGTGGTAAGCTGCCAGGACGAAAAGAGCCAGCTTAAAAACAAAGAAAAAGGGCTTAAAGTCCTCCTTGCAAGGCTTTACGAGCTGGAGCAGGCAAAGCATGACAGCGAAATATCGGCCGAAAGGCGTTCGCAGGTCGGAAGCGGCGACAGAAGCGAAAGGATAAGGACATACAATTTCCCGCAGGGAAGGGTTACGGATCATAGGATAAACCTTACCATTTACAAGCTTGACGCTGTTTTAAACGGGGAACTGGATGAAATAATCGATCCCCTCATAACAACGGATCAGGCGGAAAAGCTTAAAGGCCAGTATGATGAATAA
- the rpmE gene encoding 50S ribosomal protein L31 — MREGIHPEYHQCTVKCNCGNEFVTGSTKEEIRVEVCSKCHPFYTGSQKLLVEAGGRVEKFNKKYGRK, encoded by the coding sequence ATGAGAGAAGGAATACATCCGGAGTACCATCAGTGTACTGTAAAATGCAACTGCGGCAATGAATTTGTTACAGGTTCGACTAAAGAGGAAATCAGGGTTGAGGTTTGCTCAAAGTGCCATCCGTTCTATACAGGAAGCCAGAAACTTTTGGTTGAGGCAGGCGGCCGCGTTGAAAAATTCAACAAGAAATACGGCAGGAAATAA
- the rho gene encoding transcription termination factor Rho, whose protein sequence is MEESLNGASVSELREIAKRCGVKSVSAYRKAELIEKIREAGGVQAMSDGRHEEDREKRFGAGVEIEADTRENGVLKGGCINGVQCGDLDESENSRCAGSQQEKQRAKIESDVIDEGILEVLPDGYGFLRAENFLPGTNDIYLSPAQIRRFNLKTGDCVRGNIRESREGEKFGAMIYVKTVNGDNPEQAKRRPNFEDLTPIYPTQRLTLETSQNEISTRIIDIIAPIGKGQRGMIVAPPKVGKTILLTQMANAITKNHPDVNLIMLLIDERPEEVTDIQRSIEGENVEIVYSTFDEQPEHHKRVAEMVLERAKRLVEQGKDLIILLDSITRLARAYNLTTAPSGRTLSGGLDPAALYMPKKFFGAARNIENGGSLTILATALVETGSKMDDVVFEEFKGTGNMELVLDRKLSERRIFPAIDINKSGTRRDDKLLTKEEMEASYLLRSITQNLGPVETAESLIDLMKKTKNNREFVLTVPKLKSKKG, encoded by the coding sequence ATGGAAGAAAGTTTGAACGGCGCGTCTGTTTCCGAACTTAGGGAAATTGCAAAGCGCTGCGGCGTCAAGTCCGTATCGGCGTACAGGAAGGCCGAACTTATTGAAAAAATAAGGGAAGCCGGCGGCGTACAGGCAATGTCGGACGGACGGCATGAGGAAGACAGGGAAAAGCGCTTTGGCGCAGGCGTTGAAATTGAAGCGGATACAAGGGAAAACGGCGTGCTGAAAGGCGGCTGTATAAACGGCGTTCAATGCGGGGATTTGGATGAAAGTGAAAACAGCCGGTGCGCGGGATCACAGCAGGAAAAGCAGAGGGCAAAAATTGAAAGCGACGTTATTGACGAGGGTATCCTCGAAGTGCTTCCCGACGGATATGGATTTTTAAGGGCGGAGAATTTCTTGCCGGGAACAAACGACATTTATTTATCGCCGGCGCAAATAAGGCGGTTTAATTTGAAAACGGGCGACTGTGTAAGGGGAAACATAAGGGAAAGCCGTGAAGGCGAAAAATTTGGCGCGATGATATACGTTAAAACGGTTAACGGCGATAACCCGGAGCAGGCGAAACGCAGGCCGAATTTTGAGGACCTTACGCCTATTTACCCAACGCAGAGGCTTACGCTTGAAACGTCGCAGAACGAAATTTCCACAAGAATTATAGATATAATCGCCCCAATCGGAAAAGGGCAGAGGGGCATGATTGTGGCTCCGCCAAAGGTAGGAAAAACAATACTTTTGACACAGATGGCCAACGCCATTACAAAAAATCACCCTGACGTTAATCTTATAATGCTTTTGATAGACGAACGGCCTGAAGAAGTGACGGACATACAGCGTTCCATTGAAGGGGAGAACGTCGAAATTGTATATTCCACGTTCGACGAACAGCCGGAGCACCACAAAAGGGTGGCCGAAATGGTGCTTGAAAGGGCCAAAAGGCTTGTGGAACAGGGAAAGGATCTTATTATACTCCTTGACAGCATAACGCGTCTTGCAAGGGCTTATAACCTTACTACGGCGCCAAGCGGCAGAACTCTTTCGGGCGGCCTTGACCCGGCGGCGCTTTATATGCCCAAAAAATTTTTCGGCGCCGCAAGGAACATTGAAAACGGGGGAAGCCTTACTATTTTGGCAACGGCCCTCGTTGAAACGGGAAGCAAAATGGACGACGTTGTGTTTGAAGAATTTAAGGGCACAGGCAACATGGAGCTTGTGCTTGACAGGAAACTTTCCGAAAGGCGTATATTCCCGGCGATAGATATAAATAAATCGGGTACTAGGCGCGACGATAAACTGCTTACAAAGGAAGAAATGGAAGCGTCTTATTTGCTTAGGAGCATAACGCAGAACCTCGGCCCTGTGGAAACCGCCGAAAGCCTTATAGATCTTATGAAAAAAACGAAAAACAACCGGGAATTTGTTTTGACGGTTCCTAAACTTAAAAGTAAAAAAGGTTAA
- the prmC gene encoding peptide chain release factor N(5)-glutamine methyltransferase, with amino-acid sequence MKTVKDWLLWAKKYLKESGAAEFCLDAELFMMKAVNFTKVQLFTRDGYILTNEETEFFRRMVERRAAKEPAQYILGMCQFMGLDFYVDKNVLIPRPDTEILVEEVIKYIQSGDIKTAVDIGTGSGCIPISLVKYGLKEAAAVDISRGALAVAEKNSVLNGTSGSIKFIESNLFENLGGGYEEYFDAVVSNPPYIKSGVIKTLMPEVRDNEPLKALDGGGDGLYFYREIVSESRKYIRERGFLFFEIGYDQGESVPRLMKENGFDNIKVIKDLAGLDRVVLGRKR; translated from the coding sequence GTGAAAACGGTTAAAGATTGGCTTTTATGGGCAAAAAAGTATTTGAAAGAAAGCGGCGCCGCGGAATTTTGCCTTGACGCCGAGCTGTTTATGATGAAGGCCGTTAACTTTACAAAGGTGCAGCTTTTTACAAGGGACGGTTATATACTGACGAATGAAGAAACGGAATTTTTCCGCAGAATGGTTGAAAGGCGTGCCGCAAAGGAGCCGGCGCAGTATATACTGGGGATGTGCCAATTTATGGGCCTTGATTTTTATGTGGATAAAAACGTGCTTATTCCGAGGCCCGATACTGAAATACTTGTTGAAGAAGTTATAAAATATATACAAAGCGGGGATATAAAAACTGCTGTGGACATCGGAACGGGCAGCGGGTGCATACCCATAAGTCTTGTTAAATACGGGCTTAAAGAAGCCGCGGCGGTGGATATAAGCCGCGGCGCTTTGGCGGTTGCCGAAAAAAACAGCGTTTTAAACGGCACGTCCGGCAGTATAAAATTTATAGAAAGCAATTTGTTTGAAAATTTAGGCGGCGGGTATGAAGAATATTTTGACGCTGTCGTTTCAAACCCGCCGTATATAAAAAGCGGCGTAATAAAGACGCTTATGCCGGAAGTAAGGGACAATGAGCCTTTGAAAGCTTTGGACGGCGGCGGCGACGGGCTTTATTTTTACAGGGAAATAGTTTCGGAAAGCAGAAAATATATCAGGGAACGCGGGTTCCTGTTTTTTGAAATAGGATACGACCAAGGCGAAAGCGTACCGCGTCTGATGAAGGAAAACGGTTTTGACAATATAAAAGTGATAAAGGACCTTGCGGGGCTTGACAGGGTTGTTTTGGGGAGGAAAAGGTAG
- a CDS encoding chromate transporter, whose amino-acid sequence MKELIDLFVTFARIGVCTFGGGLAMLPILQAEIVDKKGWATEGELLNYYAIGQCTPGVIAVNTATFIGYNRKGIPGGVIATVGLVFPSLVIISVIAGFLTAFADMAVIQHAFAAVRVAVAALVVNTVIKMWKTTVKDKLCACIAIIALCISAFTDFSPVVVVIGGALLGMTLPLIKAAKGGGHK is encoded by the coding sequence TTGAAAGAATTAATCGATTTGTTTGTAACATTTGCCCGTATCGGGGTGTGTACGTTCGGCGGCGGGCTTGCCATGCTGCCTATACTTCAGGCGGAGATTGTGGATAAAAAGGGCTGGGCAACCGAAGGTGAGCTTCTTAACTATTATGCCATAGGCCAGTGCACCCCGGGAGTTATAGCGGTAAATACGGCGACATTTATCGGCTACAACCGAAAAGGCATACCGGGAGGGGTTATAGCCACCGTAGGCCTTGTTTTCCCCAGCCTTGTAATAATTTCCGTTATTGCGGGGTTTTTAACGGCTTTCGCGGATATGGCCGTCATACAGCATGCTTTTGCGGCGGTGAGGGTGGCCGTCGCGGCTTTGGTTGTAAACACCGTTATCAAAATGTGGAAAACAACCGTGAAAGATAAGCTCTGCGCCTGTATAGCCATTATAGCTTTGTGTATCTCGGCTTTTACAGATTTTTCCCCCGTAGTGGTCGTTATAGGCGGCGCGCTTTTGGGAATGACCCTGCCTTTAATCAAAGCGGCAAAAGGGGGCGGCCATAAATGA
- a CDS encoding glycogen/starch/alpha-glucan phosphorylase has product MTDNKLKKDEIKKVVIENLKTLYRKTLENASDSEIYHAAVFALRERINDIWIKTHDEYYEQDVKVVYYLSMEFLMGRFFGNTIINLCEMDEVREAFEELGIDYAKIEEAEPDPGLGNGGLGRLAACFLDSLSTLSMPAYGCGIRYRYGIFEQKIENGYQVEKPDNWLEEGDPWSIKRNEYTVEVKFGGSVRAEYKGDGTYRFVQENYHSVYAVPYDYPVIGYGNEIVNTLRLWEAKPVNRFDLKSFNEGNYQKAVEEQNLAQTITDVLYPADEHYSGKELRLRQQYFFISATVQRAVQRFKGMHTDFSVMPEKIAFQLNDTHPSVAVAELMRVLVDENDLPWDEAWEITTKVCGYTNHTIMSEALEKWPIELFSRLLPRIYMIVEEINRRFCDDIIKRYGDDHTKLRKMAIVADGQIRMAHLAIVGSHSVNGVAALHTEILKKQELKDFYEFYPDKFNNKTNGITQRRWLLHANPLLAELVTSKIGKGWITNLQLIEGIADYADDPLFQKQFMDVKYHNKVMLAKYIKEEKGIDIDPESIFDIQVKRLHEYKRQLLNVFHIIDLYNSIKTNPGLDIVPRTFIFGAKSAASYKRAKLIIKLINSVADVINNDETIKGKIKVVFMENYRVSLAEKLMPAADVSEQISTAGKEASGTGNMKFMLNGAVTVGTLDGANVEMLEEVGEENIFIFGMKAEEVIEKYAGNNYDPWMVSNMDQSLRLVLTQLINGTFDKDLNLFRDIYDSLLNGSGGRADEYFVLADFAEYKKAQQRINEAYKDKERWARMAIMNTAKSGKFSSDRTIRQYADEIWQIKPAVLRD; this is encoded by the coding sequence TTGACCGATAATAAATTAAAAAAAGACGAAATAAAAAAGGTTGTAATCGAAAACCTGAAAACTCTGTACAGAAAGACGCTGGAAAATGCCAGCGACAGCGAGATTTACCATGCGGCGGTTTTTGCGCTGAGGGAACGTATAAACGACATCTGGATTAAGACTCACGATGAATATTATGAACAGGATGTAAAGGTTGTGTACTACCTTTCCATGGAATTTCTTATGGGAAGGTTTTTTGGCAACACAATTATTAACCTTTGCGAAATGGATGAAGTGCGGGAGGCGTTTGAAGAGCTTGGGATTGACTACGCCAAAATTGAAGAGGCGGAGCCGGATCCGGGCCTTGGAAACGGCGGGCTTGGCAGGCTTGCGGCGTGTTTTCTGGATTCCCTTTCAACTTTGTCCATGCCGGCGTACGGATGCGGCATAAGGTACCGTTACGGCATATTTGAGCAGAAGATCGAAAACGGGTATCAGGTTGAAAAGCCGGACAACTGGCTTGAGGAGGGCGACCCGTGGAGCATAAAAAGAAACGAATATACGGTTGAAGTCAAGTTCGGCGGTTCCGTAAGGGCTGAATACAAGGGCGACGGGACGTACAGATTTGTACAGGAGAATTACCATTCTGTCTATGCGGTGCCGTATGACTATCCTGTAATAGGGTATGGCAACGAAATTGTTAATACGCTCCGCCTTTGGGAGGCGAAACCCGTTAACAGGTTTGACCTTAAATCTTTTAACGAGGGGAATTATCAGAAGGCTGTTGAAGAACAGAACCTTGCCCAGACCATAACCGACGTGCTTTATCCTGCCGACGAGCATTATTCGGGCAAAGAATTAAGGCTCAGGCAGCAGTACTTCTTTATTTCGGCAACGGTGCAGAGGGCTGTGCAGAGGTTTAAAGGCATGCATACTGATTTTTCCGTTATGCCCGAAAAAATCGCTTTCCAACTTAACGATACACATCCTTCCGTAGCCGTTGCGGAGCTTATGCGCGTGCTTGTGGACGAAAACGATTTGCCGTGGGACGAAGCGTGGGAAATAACGACAAAAGTCTGCGGCTATACAAACCATACCATAATGAGCGAAGCCCTTGAAAAATGGCCAATAGAGCTTTTCAGCCGCCTTCTGCCCAGAATATACATGATTGTTGAGGAAATAAACAGGCGTTTCTGCGACGATATAATTAAAAGATACGGCGACGATCACACAAAGCTGAGAAAAATGGCAATAGTTGCCGACGGGCAGATTAGGATGGCGCATCTTGCGATAGTGGGAAGCCACAGCGTCAACGGCGTGGCCGCCCTGCACACGGAAATACTAAAGAAACAGGAACTTAAAGATTTCTATGAATTTTATCCTGACAAATTCAACAATAAAACAAACGGCATAACCCAAAGGCGTTGGCTTCTGCATGCAAACCCTCTGCTGGCGGAGCTTGTTACCTCGAAAATCGGCAAAGGGTGGATCACAAACCTCCAGCTTATCGAAGGCATAGCCGATTATGCCGACGATCCTTTGTTCCAAAAGCAGTTTATGGATGTTAAGTATCACAATAAAGTTATGCTTGCAAAATATATCAAAGAGGAAAAAGGGATCGATATTGACCCGGAATCCATATTTGATATACAGGTTAAAAGGCTGCATGAATATAAACGCCAGCTTTTAAACGTTTTCCATATAATTGACCTTTATAACAGCATTAAAACAAACCCGGGGCTTGATATTGTGCCGAGGACTTTCATATTCGGCGCCAAAAGCGCGGCAAGCTATAAAAGGGCGAAACTTATTATAAAGCTTATAAACAGCGTGGCAGACGTTATAAATAATGATGAAACGATAAAGGGCAAAATTAAAGTTGTCTTTATGGAGAATTACAGAGTTTCTTTGGCGGAAAAGCTTATGCCGGCCGCCGACGTAAGCGAGCAGATCTCAACGGCGGGCAAAGAAGCGTCGGGCACGGGCAACATGAAATTTATGCTCAACGGCGCCGTTACGGTGGGAACTCTCGACGGGGCGAATGTTGAAATGCTTGAAGAGGTAGGAGAGGAAAATATATTTATATTCGGAATGAAGGCTGAAGAGGTTATAGAAAAGTATGCCGGCAATAACTATGATCCGTGGATGGTTTCAAATATGGATCAAAGTCTGCGTCTTGTGCTTACACAGCTTATAAACGGGACGTTTGACAAAGATTTGAACCTTTTCAGGGATATATACGACAGCCTGCTGAACGGTTCAGGCGGGCGCGCCGACGAATATTTTGTGCTTGCCGACTTTGCGGAGTATAAAAAAGCGCAGCAGCGCATAAACGAGGCGTATAAAGACAAAGAACGCTGGGCCCGCATGGCGATTATGAATACCGCCAAAAGCGGAAAATTTTCAAGCGACAGGACAATACGGCAGTATGCCGATGAAATTTGGCAGATTAAGCCTGCCGTTTTAAGGGACTGA
- a CDS encoding chromate transporter has protein sequence MIGELFLLYYEFFKIGLFAVGGGMATLPFLYDLADKYDWFTQKMVGDMIAISESTPGPIGVNMATYTGFQNAGPVGAVVATMGLITPSIIVIIIIAQFLKKFSESQTVQDIFYTLRPAVTGLIGAVAVTLITGEVINAGAFSQGGTISEIFKFKEVIWFFILIVLTNKYKKHPLFYICISAAVGILFSF, from the coding sequence ATGATAGGAGAACTTTTTCTGCTTTATTACGAATTTTTTAAAATAGGGCTTTTTGCCGTGGGGGGAGGAATGGCGACGCTGCCTTTCCTCTATGACCTTGCCGACAAATACGACTGGTTTACGCAGAAAATGGTTGGGGATATGATAGCGATTTCGGAATCAACGCCCGGACCTATAGGGGTTAATATGGCGACGTACACGGGTTTTCAAAATGCCGGGCCTGTCGGGGCCGTAGTGGCAACTATGGGGCTTATAACGCCGTCGATTATAGTTATTATAATAATAGCGCAGTTTTTAAAGAAATTTTCGGAAAGCCAAACGGTGCAGGATATTTTTTATACGCTGCGCCCGGCGGTTACGGGGCTTATCGGTGCCGTTGCCGTTACGCTTATTACGGGAGAAGTTATAAACGCCGGCGCTTTTTCGCAAGGCGGGACGATAAGCGAAATTTTTAAGTTTAAAGAGGTTATATGGTTTTTTATACTTATTGTCTTAACGAATAAATATAAAAAGCACCCGCTTTTCTATATATGTATTTCAGCGGCAGTCGGGATACTTTTCAGTTTTTAA